Proteins encoded by one window of Collimonas fungivorans:
- a CDS encoding DoxX family protein → MRRAYRHGIELLNHRILKIMQTSPALYRIGRTLLASLFVVSGVLKITAFSSVVAYMDRIGVPFATIAVLASILVEAGGGLAILSGWQVRPVAVVVAIFTVIATLTAHRFWQAEPAGMQNQLNHFLKNIAIIGALLMLAAMDDSYIKNKITASTNLK, encoded by the coding sequence ATGCGCCGTGCGTATCGCCACGGTATTGAACTATTGAATCATCGAATATTGAAAATCATGCAAACTTCACCAGCCTTGTATCGCATCGGCCGTACCCTTCTTGCTTCGCTGTTTGTCGTTTCCGGCGTGCTCAAGATCACGGCATTTTCCAGCGTGGTCGCCTATATGGATCGCATTGGCGTGCCGTTTGCTACCATCGCCGTGCTGGCATCGATCCTGGTTGAGGCTGGTGGAGGCCTGGCGATTCTGAGCGGCTGGCAGGTCCGTCCTGTTGCCGTGGTAGTGGCCATTTTTACTGTGATAGCAACTTTGACCGCGCATCGGTTCTGGCAAGCAGAACCTGCCGGCATGCAGAATCAGCTCAACCACTTCTTGAAAAATATTGCAATTATTGGGGCTCTGCTGATGTTGGCTGCGATGGATGACAGCTACATAAAAAACAAGATAACCGCATCAACAAATTTAAAGTGA
- a CDS encoding LysR substrate-binding domain-containing protein has product MKKLTIDLNDLYFFVQVVDRGGFTAAADALDIPKSRLSRRTAELEKLLGVRLLHRTSRRIALTEVGSQFYQHCVAMIVEAHAAEDVVQRTLVEPVGVMRFSAPEGMIDMILSDLLPRFMAMYPKVQVMTQITNRNVDLVEERIDVALRINSQALENSSLVQTNLCSTPWGLYASPSFIERTGEPQNPADLAALDALVFGMDEETPAWRLLNQAGEEQVVTLKPRMRSDNIRLLKKAALAHMGVIALPRHVCAEDLAQKSLQRVLPDWRPPSGQVRLVFPTRRGLVPAVRAYIEFLKAELPARVALLSGNN; this is encoded by the coding sequence ATGAAAAAACTGACTATCGACCTCAACGACCTGTATTTTTTTGTCCAGGTGGTTGACCGCGGCGGCTTCACCGCAGCGGCGGATGCCCTCGACATACCGAAATCCAGGCTGAGCCGGCGTACCGCGGAGCTGGAGAAATTGCTGGGAGTCCGCTTGCTGCACCGGACCTCGCGCCGGATCGCGCTTACCGAGGTCGGCTCCCAGTTCTACCAGCATTGTGTGGCGATGATCGTCGAAGCCCATGCCGCCGAGGATGTCGTGCAGCGCACCTTGGTCGAGCCGGTCGGGGTGATGCGCTTCAGCGCTCCGGAAGGAATGATCGACATGATCCTGAGCGATCTTTTGCCGCGCTTCATGGCCATGTATCCAAAAGTCCAGGTCATGACGCAGATCACCAATCGCAACGTGGACCTGGTTGAAGAGAGGATAGATGTCGCCTTGCGGATCAATTCACAGGCGCTGGAAAACTCCAGCCTGGTTCAGACCAACTTGTGTTCGACTCCCTGGGGACTGTATGCGAGCCCGTCTTTCATAGAACGGACCGGGGAGCCGCAAAACCCGGCCGACCTGGCGGCGCTGGACGCGCTTGTGTTTGGCATGGACGAGGAAACACCGGCATGGCGATTGCTGAACCAGGCAGGCGAAGAGCAGGTAGTGACATTAAAACCGCGCATGAGAAGCGACAACATCCGGCTTCTTAAAAAGGCCGCGCTGGCGCATATGGGCGTGATCGCTTTGCCGCGCCACGTATGTGCGGAAGACCTGGCGCAGAAATCCCTGCAACGCGTGCTGCCCGACTGGCGCCCGCCATCGGGACAGGTGCGCCTGGTATTCCCGACCCGGCGCGGCCTGGTCCCGGCTGTGCGGGCCTATATAGAATTTCTGAAAGCAGAGCTGCCGGCCAGGGTCGCACTATTGTCCGGAAACAATTGA
- a CDS encoding AraC family transcriptional regulator, translated as MKTSLDPYPEMASIIARFASADGELETAIDGFFIGRRSAPSPALNTTQWPCFALVVQGAKSLTLGTEVFEYGVGDCLVVSLDLPVVSFITQASIEVPHLGVAMAIDGERLKHLIGRIGMPASAGAADAMRGVAVNGATPELLDATLRMLRLLDRPHDIPAMAPLIEEEILYRLLTSPYGPRLLRIAQAESPGNRISKAIAWLRQNFTSALRVEDLARHVGMSVSSLHHHFSAVTAMTPMQYQKKLRLYEARRLMLVERLDVGTAGYRVGYQSPSQFSREYSRLFGRSPLRDVENLRDSLVVNLPHRDTDSIAPHPYPGVGAERP; from the coding sequence ATGAAGACAAGTTTAGATCCCTACCCGGAAATGGCATCCATCATTGCCCGTTTCGCCAGCGCCGATGGCGAACTCGAAACGGCCATCGACGGTTTTTTCATTGGCCGCCGCTCTGCCCCGTCTCCGGCGCTCAATACCACGCAGTGGCCATGCTTCGCGCTGGTGGTCCAGGGGGCGAAGAGCCTGACGCTGGGAACCGAGGTGTTCGAATACGGCGTCGGGGATTGCCTGGTGGTGTCGCTCGATCTCCCCGTCGTTTCGTTCATTACGCAAGCCAGCATTGAGGTTCCACATCTGGGGGTGGCGATGGCGATCGACGGTGAGCGGCTCAAGCACCTGATCGGCAGGATAGGCATGCCGGCCAGCGCAGGCGCTGCCGATGCCATGCGCGGCGTGGCCGTCAACGGCGCTACGCCGGAACTGCTGGACGCAACCTTGAGAATGTTGAGATTGCTCGACCGTCCGCATGACATACCGGCAATGGCGCCGTTGATCGAGGAGGAAATCCTGTACCGGTTGCTGACCTCGCCTTACGGTCCGCGACTGCTGCGGATCGCCCAGGCCGAGAGTCCCGGCAACAGGATTTCCAAGGCCATCGCCTGGCTGCGCCAGAACTTCACAAGTGCGCTGCGTGTGGAAGACCTGGCCCGTCATGTCGGCATGAGCGTGTCCTCGCTCCATCATCATTTCAGCGCCGTAACGGCGATGACGCCGATGCAGTACCAGAAGAAACTGCGGCTTTACGAAGCGCGCCGCCTGATGCTGGTCGAACGGCTCGATGTCGGCACGGCCGGTTATCGCGTGGGCTATCAGAGTCCATCGCAATTCAGCCGCGAGTATAGCCGGCTGTTTGGACGTTCGCCGCTGCGCGACGTCGAAAACCTGCGCGACTCCTTGGTCGTCAATTTACCTCACAGAGATACGGATTCAATTGCACCTCATCCCTATCCTGGCGTCGGAGCAGAGCGCCCTTGA
- a CDS encoding DUF4148 domain-containing protein, whose product MNISKIVVAAALVAAAGSALADAAYPPEVPFVSSKTRAEVVAELQQASDQGSLNYAASAYPVLQPVASTKTRAEVKAELKTDPVVANRDLDELRDNVGH is encoded by the coding sequence ATGAATATCTCGAAAATTGTTGTTGCCGCAGCTCTCGTTGCTGCCGCCGGCTCCGCCCTTGCCGATGCCGCCTATCCACCTGAAGTTCCTTTTGTCTCGAGCAAGACCCGTGCTGAGGTCGTGGCTGAATTGCAGCAGGCAAGCGACCAGGGCAGCCTGAACTATGCCGCCTCCGCTTACCCGGTCCTGCAGCCTGTCGCCTCGACCAAGACCCGCGCCGAAGTCAAGGCGGAGCTGAAAACCGATCCGGTTGTTGCGAACCGGGATCTGGACGAGCTTCGCGACAATGTCGGGCATTGA